A segment of the Pseudoalteromonas piscicida genome:
GTATTATTAGGCTGGGCAGCAGATACGCCTGATCCAGACAATTTCTTCAGCCCGTTATTAAGCTGTACTGCGACATTTAGCGGCAAAAACCCTTCCAACTGGTGTAACCCGGAGTTTGACTTATTGCTCACTCAAGCGTTAGACACCAACGATATGGAAGAAAGAAAATACTATTATCAGCAAGCACAAAAAATGGTCATTGAGCAACTGCCTCTCGTTCCAATTGCTCACGGGCTAAGGTTCCAAGCAACTAGCTCTGATATCAAGGGCGTCTCATTACGTCCATTTGGTGGTATTTCGCTCGCTGAGGCAAGGAGAGACTAACATGTTCGCAAAATATGCTTATCGACGACTGAGCTTGCTTTGCTTTATGTTGTTTACCTTGACGATATTTACTTTCGCCCTCAATTACCTGTTTCCTGGTGAGTTGATCACTAACTTCAGTGGTGAAGTCAACTCAAGTTATGCCCAAACGCAGGCACTAGTTGAAAAATACCGTATTGAAGAAAATATCTTTGTGCAATATGGCGCGTTTATGGCTCGTATGTTTGAAGGCGACTGGGGTTTGTCTTTATCATCGGGCCAGCCCGTGCTTTCTCATGTGAAACATCTATTTCCAGCAACGCTTGAGCTATGTTTATATGCTTTGACGGTTGCAGTCATTATTGGCGTACCAAGTGGAGTAATAGCCAGCGCTTATCATAAAAAGTGGCCAGATAAGCTCATTAACTCATTAAGCTTGATGGGATTTTCCATTCCAGTTTTTTGGTTAGCCCTGCTGCTTATTATGGCATTTTGTCTGGGTCTTGGGCTTTTCCCCATGTCCGGTAGAATCGGCTTACTTTATGAAATACAGCCCGTTACTCATTTTATTCTGATTGATATTTATCTTGAAGGTTTCCCCTATGGCGGTGCCGCATTTTGGGATGCACTTCATCATTTAGCGCTGCCAACCGTTGTGCTGGCTATGTATCCAACGACAGTTTTGATCCGCTTTACTCGCGACTCTATGCTCGAAGTCCTCGACCAGAACTATATTAAAACAGCTAGAGCAAAAGGCCTTAATCGCAGCCAGCTTATCATTCACCACGCGCTGAGGAATGCGCTGCTACCAGTGATAAAGCAAATTGGTCTCCAATTTAGCACGCTCATCACACTTGCGATGATCACTGAGGTGATATTCTCTTGGCCTGGGATCGGTCGATGGTTAATTGAAAGCATCTATCAACGTGATTTCCCAGCTATCCAAGGGGGACTACTCGCGGTGTCTTTCTTTGTTATTATTGCCAACATGTTGTCTGATTTTATTCATTCGATACTCGACCCGCTCGCAAGGAATCAGGCTCATGGCAAAGTTTAATCTATTTACCGAAGAGTCTAATCGCTCACCTTTATTTAGATTATGGCGTAAATTCCGCTCAAACCACGTTGCGCTAGTGGGTTTGTGGCTGTTTGTTGCCCTGACGGTATTGGCTTTAACAGCGCCGCTGATCGCGCCCTATGGAGTTAACCAGCAGCATGCTGATGCCCTGTTGCTGCCACCTTCTTGGCATGATGATGGCGATGTGCGCTTTATACTCGGTACAGATGATTTGGGGCGAGATAT
Coding sequences within it:
- a CDS encoding ABC transporter permease is translated as MFAKYAYRRLSLLCFMLFTLTIFTFALNYLFPGELITNFSGEVNSSYAQTQALVEKYRIEENIFVQYGAFMARMFEGDWGLSLSSGQPVLSHVKHLFPATLELCLYALTVAVIIGVPSGVIASAYHKKWPDKLINSLSLMGFSIPVFWLALLLIMAFCLGLGLFPMSGRIGLLYEIQPVTHFILIDIYLEGFPYGGAAFWDALHHLALPTVVLAMYPTTVLIRFTRDSMLEVLDQNYIKTARAKGLNRSQLIIHHALRNALLPVIKQIGLQFSTLITLAMITEVIFSWPGIGRWLIESIYQRDFPAIQGGLLAVSFFVIIANMLSDFIHSILDPLARNQAHGKV